From a region of the Methanolinea sp. genome:
- a CDS encoding M42 family metallopeptidase has protein sequence MVRELLKKLSNAHGLSGSEGSVMAIVKRELKNHVDEIHDDPLGNLITVKKGNDFKVMLAAHADEIGLMVKSIDEKGFLRFVTLGGWYPPTLYNQRVILHGAKGPVPGVLGGKPPHKMDEEERKKGVKVDDLFIDIGARDREEAEAAGIEIGTPGTMDRQVVELVNGRMTGKAFDNRAGVAVLVRTLQKVRSPFTIYGVFTVQEEVGLKGARTSAYSIDPDCAVATDVTFPGDHPGIDQKDVPVELGKGPIITIADASGRGLIASRAMVAWLKDTAKKHDIPVQLEVGSGGTTDATAIHLERGGIPSTTLSVPTRYIHSPVEVLDPTDIENAVELLVQALKTRPKL, from the coding sequence ATGGTACGGGAATTGCTGAAAAAACTCTCCAATGCCCACGGCCTTTCCGGAAGTGAAGGGAGCGTGATGGCTATTGTAAAGCGCGAACTGAAAAACCATGTTGACGAGATTCACGATGATCCGCTCGGCAACCTGATAACGGTCAAAAAAGGAAACGACTTCAAGGTCATGCTCGCGGCCCACGCTGATGAGATCGGGCTGATGGTCAAATCGATCGACGAAAAAGGTTTTCTTCGGTTTGTAACACTTGGAGGGTGGTATCCTCCAACCCTCTACAACCAGCGGGTCATCCTGCATGGTGCAAAGGGCCCTGTTCCAGGGGTCCTGGGGGGAAAACCGCCTCACAAGATGGACGAGGAAGAGCGGAAGAAAGGGGTGAAGGTCGATGATCTCTTCATCGATATCGGGGCCAGGGACCGTGAAGAGGCAGAAGCGGCCGGAATCGAGATCGGCACTCCGGGTACGATGGACCGGCAGGTTGTTGAGCTCGTCAACGGCCGCATGACCGGCAAGGCCTTTGATAACCGGGCCGGGGTAGCGGTGCTGGTACGGACCCTCCAGAAGGTCAGGTCGCCATTCACCATTTACGGAGTTTTTACAGTCCAGGAAGAGGTCGGGCTGAAAGGGGCACGGACGAGCGCCTATTCCATCGATCCGGACTGTGCGGTGGCAACTGATGTCACCTTTCCCGGTGACCACCCCGGCATCGACCAGAAAGATGTCCCGGTGGAGCTGGGGAAAGGCCCCATTATCACCATCGCTGATGCCAGTGGACGGGGGCTGATCGCGAGCAGGGCGATGGTGGCCTGGCTGAAGGATACAGCCAAAAAGCATGACATCCCTGTCCAGCTTGAGGTTGGATCGGGTGGGACCACGGATGCCACGGCAATCCACCTCGAACGGGGAGGGATACCCAGTACCACCCTCTCGGTTCCCACCCGGTATATCCACTCACCGGTAGAAGTTCTGGATCCCACCGATATCGAGAATGCCGTGGAGCTCCTGGTCCAGGCCCTGAAGACCAGACCGAAACTGTAG
- a CDS encoding pyridoxal phosphate-dependent aminotransferase, giving the protein MKDFRIAKRCLGIEISGIRKLFEAARPGSINMGLGQPDFDTPDHIKEGAIRAIRDGMTGYTSNMGIPELREALSRKFRDENKLEYQPDQIIVTAGASEALHIIMHALIEDGDRVLFADPGFVSYGSLALLAGGRPEGVPLDAELRIDLEEAKTRLDGARIFVLNSPGNPTGAVETEESIRALVEYANDAGVTVVSDEVYEHFIYEGTHWSAARFGENVITVNAASKTYAMTGWRLGYLAGPKEITEQCLKVHQYAQACATSISQYAALTAYTGPQDCVGLMRDEYRWRRDFLYGALREMGIVFPCPQGAFYLFAPLGKHLINRILGKGVVIVPGEAFGCNAPEYARLSYAASRSDLQTAVERIRAARSE; this is encoded by the coding sequence ATGAAGGACTTCCGCATTGCGAAACGATGCCTCGGCATCGAGATATCAGGGATCCGGAAACTGTTCGAAGCGGCGCGACCAGGTTCGATCAACATGGGGCTCGGCCAGCCTGATTTCGATACCCCCGATCACATCAAGGAGGGCGCGATAAGGGCCATCCGGGATGGGATGACCGGGTACACTTCGAACATGGGTATCCCGGAACTCAGGGAAGCTCTCTCCCGCAAGTTCAGGGATGAGAATAAGCTGGAGTACCAGCCCGACCAGATTATTGTAACCGCCGGTGCGAGCGAAGCCCTCCATATCATCATGCACGCCCTGATCGAGGATGGCGACCGCGTGCTGTTTGCAGACCCGGGGTTTGTGTCCTACGGGTCGCTGGCACTCCTCGCGGGAGGAAGGCCAGAGGGGGTACCTCTTGATGCAGAGCTCCGGATCGATCTCGAGGAGGCGAAGACCCGGCTTGATGGGGCCAGGATCTTTGTTCTCAATTCACCCGGGAACCCGACAGGGGCGGTCGAGACAGAGGAGTCCATCAGGGCGCTCGTTGAATACGCCAATGATGCCGGCGTAACCGTTGTTAGTGACGAGGTGTATGAGCACTTCATTTATGAAGGGACCCATTGGAGCGCTGCCCGTTTCGGTGAGAATGTCATCACCGTGAATGCCGCAAGCAAGACCTATGCCATGACCGGATGGAGGCTCGGGTACCTTGCCGGCCCGAAAGAAATCACGGAGCAGTGTCTGAAAGTACACCAGTATGCGCAGGCCTGTGCCACTTCGATATCCCAGTATGCGGCGCTCACCGCATACACCGGACCTCAGGATTGTGTCGGTCTCATGCGCGACGAGTACCGGTGGCGGCGTGACTTCCTCTACGGAGCATTGAGGGAGATGGGAATCGTGTTTCCCTGTCCCCAGGGCGCCTTCTACCTCTTTGCTCCCCTTGGAAAGCACCTGATCAACAGGATTCTCGGGAAGGGGGTAGTTATAGTTCCCGGTGAGGCATTCGGCTGCAATGCACCGGAGTATGCAAGATTGAGCTATGCAGCCTCGCGAAGCGACCTGCAGACTGCCGTGGAACGTATACGGGCTGCACGGAGTGAATGA
- the hxlB gene encoding 6-phospho-3-hexuloisomerase, with the protein MTHKKGVQDMMRQMASQIRATADRIQDREIDAFIHEILTTDRIYVMGAGRSGLVAKAFAMRLMQVGLTAFVVGETITPAMRRNDLLVVFSGSGRTKTIADIAETAKDIGGRVALITSNRQSRIGSIADVMVIIEKQRDEIRDETAEFEVRQMTGEHKSFAPLGTLFETAAMVFADACISQLMEVSMVDEKELKNRHANIE; encoded by the coding sequence ATGACGCACAAGAAGGGAGTGCAGGATATGATGCGGCAGATGGCATCACAGATCCGGGCCACTGCCGATCGCATCCAGGACAGGGAGATCGATGCGTTCATCCATGAAATCCTCACCACCGACCGCATCTATGTCATGGGTGCCGGGCGGTCGGGCCTCGTAGCCAAGGCCTTCGCCATGCGGTTGATGCAGGTCGGCCTGACGGCTTTCGTGGTAGGCGAAACCATCACCCCCGCGATGAGAAGAAATGACCTCCTGGTCGTCTTCTCGGGTTCGGGCCGCACCAAGACCATCGCCGATATCGCAGAGACGGCGAAAGATATCGGGGGGAGGGTTGCCCTCATCACGTCGAACCGCCAATCAAGGATCGGCAGTATTGCCGATGTCATGGTAATCATCGAGAAACAGCGGGACGAGATCAGGGACGAGACTGCCGAATTCGAGGTGCGCCAGATGACCGGTGAACACAAGTCCTTTGCACCGCTGGGAACCCTCTTTGAAACTGCGGCAATGGTCTTTGCAGATGCCTGCATCTCCCAGCTGATGGAGGTTTCCATGGTGGATGAGAAAGAACTGAAGAACCGGCATGCAAATATCGAGTAG
- a CDS encoding site-specific DNA-methyltransferase — translation MLKALPDRSVDLVFADPPYNHAGRRAPVDRVDRDASSGIEEDFRFHESLIRECRRVLKENGSIWINGIYHSIYSCGFALQERGFHILNYICWYEPSAPPNLFIRHFAVSNKTLIRALKERDSRHTFNCELLKTGGRTGGNLKKAGRQMRTVWSVPSPRGREKRSGRHPTQKPCSLLKRIILASLREHGIVLDPFTGSSAMWLAACATWRRFIGIDTGQQSLGLSISRYRDSTWSRQENGKEARHRRKNIV, via the coding sequence ATGCTGAAGGCCTTGCCCGACAGGTCGGTCGACCTCGTCTTCGCTGATCCGCCCTACAACCATGCAGGGAGGCGGGCGCCGGTTGACAGGGTAGACCGGGATGCCAGTTCCGGGATTGAGGAAGATTTCCGGTTCCACGAGAGCTTGATCCGGGAGTGCAGGAGAGTCCTCAAGGAGAACGGCTCGATATGGATCAACGGGATATACCATTCCATCTACTCCTGCGGTTTTGCTCTCCAGGAGAGAGGATTTCATATCCTGAACTACATCTGCTGGTACGAACCTAGCGCTCCACCAAACCTCTTCATCCGGCATTTTGCCGTCAGCAACAAAACCCTGATCCGGGCCCTTAAAGAACGGGACTCACGGCACACCTTCAACTGCGAGCTCCTCAAGACCGGTGGCCGGACCGGGGGCAACCTGAAAAAGGCGGGCCGCCAGATGAGAACTGTGTGGAGCGTCCCCTCACCGCGAGGACGGGAGAAGCGCTCCGGGCGCCATCCCACCCAGAAACCCTGCTCCCTGTTGAAGCGGATTATCCTTGCCTCTTTGCGTGAACATGGAATTGTGCTCGATCCCTTCACCGGCAGCTCCGCCATGTGGCTTGCCGCCTGTGCGACCTGGAGGCGGTTTATCGGTATCGATACCGGGCAGCAGTCCCTCGGCCTGTCCATCTCCCGGTATCGCGATTCCACCTGGTCGCGACAGGAGAATGGCAAAGAGGCCCGCCACCGAAGAAAGAACATAGTGTGA
- a CDS encoding amidohydrolase codes for MRSRSDLSALAYEILDREYPALEALYREFHVHPELSGQEEWTSRHLAGKLRDAGYEVTTGIGGTGVAALLHNGEGPVLMIRADMDALPIREETGLPWQSRARMKDARGNEVDVMHACGHDVHMTALVGAARALAALTFSWKGTLMLIGQPSEESASGAARMIADGLYTRFARPDAAIALHVAPELPPGYIGYREGMISAGGESLDMVIRGIGGHAAHPETTRDPVVLAAQVILALQTIISREIAATEMAILTVATVHGGSKHNAIPDEVSLQINIRYFKKETRDRLLTAIRRVADGVARAGGIPPDRLPRITILPESVPPMENDSVLTGRVAEAFLQTYGPDRVRKIEPVTGSEDFGIFGMGDPPVPICYFRVGCGDSGGYLHSSSFAPGTSVIRDAAHALIIAALEILSPGTDLSYPAGS; via the coding sequence ATGCGATCCCGCTCCGATCTCTCCGCCCTGGCATATGAAATTCTTGACCGGGAATACCCGGCCCTGGAAGCGCTCTACCGGGAGTTCCATGTTCATCCCGAGCTCTCAGGACAGGAGGAGTGGACGTCACGCCACCTTGCCGGAAAGCTTCGTGATGCAGGCTACGAGGTCACCACCGGGATCGGGGGGACAGGGGTGGCTGCACTCCTTCACAACGGTGAAGGGCCGGTCCTGATGATCAGGGCCGATATGGACGCCCTGCCGATCAGGGAGGAGACGGGGCTCCCCTGGCAGAGCCGGGCGCGGATGAAGGATGCCCGTGGTAACGAAGTGGACGTCATGCACGCCTGCGGCCATGATGTCCACATGACCGCACTCGTCGGGGCAGCCCGGGCGCTCGCTGCCCTGACCTTCTCGTGGAAGGGGACGCTCATGCTGATCGGTCAGCCATCCGAGGAATCGGCATCCGGTGCGGCCCGGATGATCGCCGACGGCCTGTACACACGGTTCGCCCGGCCGGACGCTGCCATTGCCCTGCACGTGGCTCCCGAACTTCCCCCGGGATATATCGGCTACCGGGAGGGTATGATATCTGCCGGTGGAGAATCGCTAGACATGGTGATCCGGGGCATCGGTGGCCATGCAGCCCATCCGGAGACGACCCGCGATCCGGTGGTGCTCGCAGCACAGGTCATACTCGCTCTCCAGACCATCATCAGCCGGGAGATCGCAGCAACCGAGATGGCCATCCTGACCGTTGCAACGGTTCACGGGGGATCGAAACACAATGCCATTCCCGATGAAGTTTCACTCCAGATCAACATTCGCTACTTTAAAAAGGAGACCCGTGACCGTCTCCTTACCGCCATCCGAAGGGTTGCAGACGGGGTTGCCAGGGCGGGCGGGATACCCCCGGATCGCCTGCCACGAATCACTATCCTGCCCGAATCGGTCCCGCCCATGGAAAACGATTCCGTGCTCACAGGGCGGGTTGCGGAGGCGTTCCTGCAAACGTACGGCCCGGACAGGGTCCGAAAGATCGAACCGGTCACCGGGAGCGAGGATTTCGGCATCTTTGGAATGGGGGACCCCCCTGTTCCGATCTGCTATTTCCGCGTCGGGTGTGGTGACTCCGGCGGTTACCTGCACAGCAGCTCATTTGCTCCTGGCACATCGGTTATCAGGGATGCTGCCCATGCCCTGATTATCGCAGCGCTGGAAATCCTCTCTCCAGGAACCGACCTGTCTTATCCAGCAGGGTCATAG